The proteins below are encoded in one region of Spirochaetota bacterium:
- a CDS encoding sulfatase-like hydrolase/transferase gives MASGSRRMGQAQGDAPMKKRPNIVLVMTDQHRGDCLSVNGHPHLMTPVLDYLAADGVRFTRAYSECPTCVPARRCVMTGQTPFTNGVVGFALGEPIHTTLTLPEVFRRAGYQTASVGRSMHQSPTYARYGFEIVNDDPFAEVYSEFNHVWRLSGRGKNFQSWPHVAAAGITGNGFRARPWNHEERFHETNWSTAKAVEFLDRRDRDVPFFLYVGFVAPHPPLLPPQAYYDRYIRMQLDEPVVGDWADLNAPEAGGGAWPDGDRIKLSGRFNQECRAGYYGLINHVDDQLSLLFERLRNEKEDTYIIFTSDHGEMLGDHHCFRKYVPYEGSVHIPMIINGPGLPRGMVAREAVCLMDILPTFCDLAGIDVPEGVEGMSMLKCFGHERQSRQYIHGEHSWENEQGGHHFLTDGRRKYIWFTRSGREQFFDLEQDPHELHDAIADERYRDEVDGWRKHLIRLLQNRPEGFSDGNGLQPGKRYPMVVRRNER, from the coding sequence ATGGCATCGGGATCACGTCGTATGGGGCAGGCACAAGGGGATGCGCCCATGAAAAAAAGGCCGAACATCGTTCTGGTCATGACCGACCAACACCGAGGCGACTGCCTGTCGGTCAACGGGCATCCGCATCTCATGACACCCGTGCTCGACTATCTCGCGGCCGATGGCGTACGCTTCACGAGGGCGTACTCCGAGTGCCCGACCTGCGTTCCCGCGCGTCGCTGTGTCATGACCGGGCAGACACCGTTCACCAATGGTGTGGTCGGGTTCGCTCTCGGCGAACCGATACACACCACACTCACGCTGCCCGAAGTATTCCGGCGTGCCGGGTACCAGACAGCTTCGGTCGGCAGGAGTATGCATCAGTCCCCGACCTATGCACGATACGGATTTGAGATAGTGAATGATGATCCGTTCGCCGAGGTCTATTCCGAATTCAATCATGTCTGGCGTCTATCGGGCCGCGGAAAGAATTTCCAATCATGGCCGCATGTAGCTGCCGCTGGTATTACAGGAAATGGATTCAGGGCGAGACCGTGGAACCACGAGGAGCGCTTCCACGAAACCAACTGGTCCACCGCCAAGGCGGTTGAATTCCTCGATCGGCGGGATCGTGATGTTCCCTTCTTCCTCTACGTCGGCTTTGTCGCCCCGCATCCGCCGCTGCTGCCGCCGCAAGCCTACTATGACCGCTATATACGCATGCAGCTTGACGAACCGGTGGTAGGCGATTGGGCCGATCTGAATGCCCCGGAAGCCGGCGGGGGTGCTTGGCCGGATGGTGATCGGATAAAACTTTCCGGCAGGTTCAACCAGGAATGCAGGGCAGGCTATTACGGGCTCATCAATCACGTTGACGACCAGCTGTCGTTATTGTTCGAGCGCCTGAGAAATGAGAAGGAAGATACCTATATCATATTCACGTCGGATCACGGTGAAATGCTCGGCGACCACCACTGTTTCCGCAAGTATGTGCCGTACGAAGGCAGCGTGCATATCCCGATGATCATCAACGGACCCGGTCTGCCGAGGGGCATGGTGGCTCGGGAAGCCGTATGCCTCATGGATATACTCCCCACCTTCTGCGATCTGGCGGGGATCGACGTGCCGGAGGGTGTCGAGGGCATGAGCATGCTCAAATGCTTCGGCCATGAACGGCAATCGCGGCAATATATCCACGGCGAACATTCATGGGAAAATGAACAGGGAGGGCATCACTTCCTTACCGACGGTAGGCGGAAATATATCTGGTTCACACGCAGTGGCCGTGAGCAATTTTTTGATCTTGAACAAGACCCGCACGAATTGCATGATGCCATCGCCGACGAACGCTATCGCGATGAGGTCGATGGCTGGCGAAAGCACCTGATACGGTTGCTGCAAAACAGGCCGGAAGGGTTTTCCGATGGGAA